A single Pseudoxanthomonas sp. DNA region contains:
- the dbpA gene encoding ATP-dependent RNA helicase DbpA: MIDFTSLPLAPGLQQGVQALGYTRPTPIQARSLPAILDGRDVIAQAPTGSGKTAAFGLGLLHRLEVASVRTQALVLCPTRELADQVAQQLRKLALGLPNLKVLTLCGGMPLEPQLRSLEAHDPHVVVGTPGRIQELLRKKALHLGGVRTLVLDEADRMLDMGFEEPIREITGKTPRDRQSLLFSATFTEAIREIARSTLRDPLEVTVDAPQEQATIEQRFVRVEPDRKQIALAGLLAQHGVESCVVFCNMRKDVDEVAGSLQHFGFSALALHGDMEQRDRDEVLVRFANRSCNVLVASDVAARGLDIEDLALVVNYDMPSDADTYVHRIGRTGRAGRDGLAISLCTPRELPRATMIEERLGAPLLWDRHVPTAPKAHAAPPAAMTTLRIDAGKTDKLRPGDVLGALTGDAGLPASAIGRINVFPTRTYVAVARDKAAAALSRLNAGKIKGRSFRVRKL, translated from the coding sequence ATGATCGATTTCACCTCGCTTCCGCTGGCGCCCGGCCTGCAGCAGGGCGTCCAGGCGCTCGGCTACACCCGTCCCACTCCCATCCAGGCCCGCAGCCTGCCCGCCATCCTCGACGGCCGCGACGTGATTGCGCAGGCGCCGACCGGCAGCGGCAAGACGGCGGCCTTCGGACTCGGCCTGCTGCACCGGCTGGAGGTCGCCAGCGTGCGCACCCAGGCCCTGGTGCTGTGCCCCACCCGTGAACTGGCGGACCAGGTGGCGCAGCAACTGCGCAAGCTGGCGCTCGGCCTTCCCAACCTGAAGGTCTTGACCCTCTGCGGCGGCATGCCGCTGGAGCCGCAGCTGCGCTCGCTGGAAGCGCACGACCCGCATGTCGTGGTCGGCACGCCCGGCCGCATCCAGGAACTGCTGCGCAAGAAGGCGCTGCACCTGGGCGGCGTGCGCACGCTGGTGCTGGACGAAGCGGACCGCATGCTCGACATGGGCTTCGAGGAACCGATCCGCGAGATCACCGGCAAGACGCCGAGGGATCGCCAGAGCCTGCTGTTTTCCGCCACCTTCACCGAGGCCATCCGCGAGATCGCCCGCAGCACCCTGCGCGATCCGCTGGAGGTCACGGTGGATGCGCCGCAGGAACAGGCGACGATCGAACAGCGCTTCGTGCGGGTGGAGCCGGACCGCAAGCAGATCGCCCTGGCCGGCCTGCTGGCGCAGCACGGCGTGGAGTCGTGCGTGGTGTTCTGCAACATGCGCAAGGACGTGGACGAAGTGGCCGGCTCGCTGCAGCACTTCGGCTTCTCCGCCCTGGCCCTGCATGGCGACATGGAACAGCGCGACCGTGACGAAGTGCTGGTGCGCTTCGCCAATCGCAGCTGCAACGTACTGGTCGCCAGCGACGTGGCCGCGCGCGGACTGGACATCGAAGACCTGGCACTGGTCGTCAACTACGACATGCCCAGCGACGCCGACACCTACGTGCACCGTATCGGCCGTACCGGCCGCGCCGGTCGCGACGGACTGGCGATCAGCCTGTGCACGCCGCGCGAACTGCCGCGCGCCACCATGATCGAAGAACGCCTGGGCGCGCCCCTGCTGTGGGACCGCCACGTGCCGACCGCCCCCAAGGCGCATGCCGCGCCGCCCGCCGCGATGACCACCCTGCGCATCGACGCCGGCAAGACCGACAAGCTGCGCCCGGGCGACGTGCTGGGCGCGCTGACCGGCGACGCCGGCCTGCCGGCGTCGGCGATCGGCAGGATCAACGTCTTCCCGACGCGTACCTACGTGGCGGTCGCGCGCGACAAGGCCGCCGCCGCGCTGTCCCGGCTCAACGCCGGCAAGATCAAGGGCCGCAGCTTCCGGGTGCGGAAACTCTGA
- a CDS encoding glutathione S-transferase, protein MITVHHLNNSRSQRVLWLLEELGLDYTVVRYQRDAKTMLAPPELKKIHPLGKSPVVVDGEHVLAESGAILEYLVERYDAARRFAPSPGTAEHLRYRYWLHYAEGSAMPPMLLSLVFSRLKKAPMPFFARPIARGIADKAIRTFVGPQVKLHLDYMEQELGKAAWFAGEQFSAADIQMSFPVEAAAVRAGLDAHPNLAGFLARIHARPAYQRALEQGGPFDLLG, encoded by the coding sequence ATGATCACCGTCCACCACCTCAACAACTCCCGGTCGCAGCGCGTGCTCTGGCTGCTGGAGGAACTGGGTCTGGACTACACGGTGGTGCGCTACCAGCGCGATGCGAAGACGATGCTGGCGCCGCCGGAGCTGAAGAAGATCCACCCGCTGGGCAAGTCGCCGGTGGTGGTGGACGGCGAGCACGTGCTGGCCGAGTCCGGCGCCATCCTCGAATACCTGGTGGAACGCTACGACGCCGCGCGCCGGTTCGCGCCGTCGCCGGGCACGGCCGAACACCTGCGCTACCGCTACTGGCTGCATTACGCCGAAGGCTCGGCGATGCCGCCGATGCTGCTGAGCCTGGTGTTCTCGCGCCTGAAGAAGGCGCCCATGCCGTTCTTCGCCCGGCCGATCGCACGCGGAATCGCCGACAAGGCCATCAGGACCTTCGTCGGCCCGCAGGTGAAGCTGCATCTCGACTACATGGAGCAGGAACTCGGCAAGGCGGCCTGGTTCGCCGGCGAGCAGTTCAGCGCGGCCGACATCCAGATGAGCTTCCCCGTGGAAGCGGCGGCGGTGCGGGCCGGGCTGGACGCCCATCCCAACCTGGCCGGATTCCTCGCCCGCATCCACGCGCGTCCGGCCTACCAGCGGGCGCTGGAGCAGGGTGGTCCGTTCGACCTGCTGGGCTGA
- a CDS encoding carboxylesterase/lipase family protein — protein MTSTLDMADRRRLLARLAGTSVLALTSVCLPAVASAARASVATTRSGRIAGRMDRGIHVFRGVPYGADTAPRRFQRALRETAWTGVRDATRFGASAPQRGDADGQPVSEDCLFLNVCTPALRDGGRRPILVYIHGGGYNNGSGSHPLYEGVNLCRRGDVVVVTVNHRLNAFGYLYLGETGDERLRDAGNVGQLDLIDALHWVREHAHEFGGDAGNVTVFGQSGGGAKIATLMAMPEADGLFHQAMTMSGQQVTAAGPRAAAQRSALFLAELGLRPGDIDGLLAMPMARLLDATRVRDPSRAENTSLYFGPVLDSRSLPRHPFYPDAPAQSSRIPMVIGNTRDETRAFLGNDDANFDLTWEQVPQKLREQQYVDLSPEVVIAEYRRLYPDYTPSEVFFAATTAGRSWRGAIIEAEERAKQGSPAWVYQLDWRSPAESGRLRALHTLDIPLVFDNVAAEGSKTGDDARARAMAQRMSGALIALARHGDPNHDGIPAWSPYTLPQRQTMVFDDESAMQDDPRGGERRLYERVPFIQRGTM, from the coding sequence ATGACCTCAACGCTCGATATGGCCGACCGCCGCCGCTTACTGGCCCGCTTGGCCGGCACCTCCGTCCTCGCACTCACCTCGGTCTGCCTGCCCGCAGTCGCCTCCGCCGCCCGGGCCAGCGTCGCGACCACCCGCAGCGGACGCATCGCCGGCCGCATGGACCGCGGCATCCATGTCTTCCGTGGCGTGCCCTACGGCGCCGATACCGCCCCCCGGCGCTTCCAGCGCGCCCTGCGCGAGACGGCCTGGACCGGCGTGCGTGACGCCACCCGCTTCGGCGCGTCCGCGCCCCAGCGCGGCGATGCCGACGGACAGCCGGTCAGCGAGGACTGCCTGTTCCTCAACGTCTGCACCCCTGCCCTGCGCGATGGCGGCCGGCGTCCGATCCTGGTCTACATCCATGGCGGCGGCTACAACAACGGCTCCGGCTCGCATCCGCTCTACGAAGGCGTGAACCTGTGCCGGCGCGGCGACGTGGTGGTGGTCACCGTCAACCATCGGCTCAACGCGTTCGGGTATCTCTACCTCGGCGAAACCGGCGACGAACGCCTGCGCGACGCCGGCAACGTCGGCCAGCTCGACCTGATCGATGCGCTGCACTGGGTGCGCGAACACGCGCACGAGTTCGGCGGCGACGCCGGCAATGTCACCGTGTTCGGCCAGTCCGGCGGCGGCGCCAAGATCGCCACGCTGATGGCGATGCCGGAGGCCGACGGCCTGTTCCACCAGGCGATGACGATGAGCGGACAGCAGGTCACGGCCGCGGGTCCGCGCGCCGCGGCACAGCGCAGCGCGCTGTTCCTGGCCGAACTTGGCCTGCGACCCGGTGACATCGACGGGTTGCTCGCGATGCCGATGGCGCGTCTGCTGGACGCCACGCGGGTCCGCGATCCGTCGCGCGCGGAAAACACGTCGCTCTACTTCGGCCCGGTGCTGGATTCCCGCAGCCTGCCCCGACATCCCTTCTATCCGGATGCGCCGGCGCAGTCCTCCCGCATCCCGATGGTGATCGGCAATACCCGCGACGAGACCCGTGCCTTCCTCGGCAACGACGACGCGAACTTCGACCTGACCTGGGAGCAGGTGCCGCAGAAGCTGCGCGAGCAGCAGTACGTGGACCTGTCGCCGGAGGTGGTGATCGCCGAGTACCGGCGGCTGTATCCGGACTACACGCCCTCCGAGGTGTTCTTCGCGGCGACCACCGCCGGGCGCTCGTGGCGTGGCGCCATCATCGAAGCCGAAGAACGCGCGAAACAGGGGTCGCCCGCCTGGGTCTACCAGCTCGATTGGCGATCGCCGGCGGAAAGCGGACGCCTGCGCGCCCTCCACACGCTCGACATTCCGCTGGTGTTCGACAACGTGGCCGCCGAGGGGTCGAAGACCGGCGACGACGCGCGCGCACGGGCGATGGCCCAGCGCATGAGCGGCGCCCTGATCGCCCTCGCCCGCCACGGCGACCCGAACCATGACGGCATTCCGGCCTGGTCGCCCTACACGCTGCCGCAGCGGCAGACGATGGTGTTCGACGACGAATCCGCCATGCAGGACGATCCGCGCGGCGGCGAGCGCAGGCTGTACGAACGCGTGCCTTTCATCCAGCGCGGCACGATGTAG
- a CDS encoding metalloregulator ArsR/SmtB family transcription factor yields the protein MVEHDAPHLDAIFHALADGTRRRMLRSLGGGQPRSVGELAAPFRISLAAASKHIKVLERAGLVTRQIRGRTHLCHLQPQALAEGEAWLRQYAQFWTARLDALDAVLQADTDSPASTTRKPP from the coding sequence ATGGTTGAACATGATGCGCCGCACCTCGATGCGATCTTCCACGCGCTGGCCGACGGTACGCGCCGCCGCATGCTGCGCAGCCTGGGCGGCGGGCAGCCGCGCAGCGTGGGCGAACTGGCCGCACCGTTCCGGATCTCGCTTGCCGCCGCGTCCAAGCACATCAAGGTGCTGGAACGCGCCGGACTGGTCACGCGGCAGATCCGCGGCCGCACGCACCTCTGCCACCTGCAGCCGCAGGCGCTGGCCGAAGGCGAAGCGTGGCTGCGGCAGTACGCGCAGTTCTGGACCGCCCGGCTCGACGCCCTGGATGCGGTGCTGCAGGCCGACACCGATTCCCCCGCCTCCACCACGAGGAAACCACCATGA
- a CDS encoding YaeQ family protein — protein MALKSTVVKAELQISDMDRHYYGAHGLTLAQHPSETDERLMVRLIAFALHADERLEFGKGLSNEEEPDLWRKDYTGLIEQWIDLGQPDESRIRKACGRSGEVIVVNYGGRAADLWWDRNAALLARHRNLTVLDIAPASVEALTALMVRSMRFSVMIQDGEMQWMTDDQAIAITPSVRQAGLARAA, from the coding sequence ATGGCCCTCAAGTCCACCGTCGTCAAAGCCGAACTGCAGATCAGCGACATGGACCGGCACTACTACGGCGCCCATGGCCTGACCCTGGCCCAGCACCCCTCGGAAACCGACGAGCGGCTGATGGTCCGCCTGATCGCCTTCGCCCTGCATGCCGACGAGCGCCTGGAATTCGGCAAGGGTCTGAGCAACGAGGAAGAGCCCGACCTGTGGCGCAAGGACTACACCGGCCTGATCGAGCAGTGGATCGACCTGGGCCAGCCCGACGAATCCCGCATCCGCAAGGCCTGCGGTCGGTCCGGCGAGGTCATCGTGGTCAACTATGGCGGCCGCGCGGCCGACCTGTGGTGGGACCGGAATGCCGCGCTGCTCGCCCGCCACCGCAACCTGACCGTGCTCGACATCGCCCCGGCTTCGGTGGAGGCGCTCACCGCCCTGATGGTGCGCAGCATGCGCTTCAGCGTGATGATCCAGGATGGCGAAATGCAGTGGATGACCGACGACCAGGCGATCGCCATCACCCCGTCGGTCCGCCAGGCGGGTCTCGCCCGCGCCGCCTGA
- a CDS encoding NAD(P)/FAD-dependent oxidoreductase yields the protein MLPTHDVLVIGGGAAGLMTALTAGQRGLRVLVVEHANKVGKKILMSGGGRCNFTNTGTTPANFLSANPHFCKSALARYTPADFIGLVERHRIAYHEKELGQLFCDVSSKLIVKLLVDECLAAGVRIETACRVVRVEHADGVFRLETTLGRFAAPSLVVATGGLSIPSMGATGFGYDLAKQFGHDVLPTRAGLVPLTLSGKHQERLADLSGVALPVEARCGKARFRNFMLLTHRGVSGPSILQISSYWQPGDDLRLDLLPDRDALDWLQAQQKQRPDAELKTVLSDALPRRFAQRLCEVWLPNRPMKQFNPPQLKEAAALLSDWPLVASGTEGYRTAEVTLGGVDTDGVSSSTMMSKQLPGLFFVGEVLDVTGWLGGYNFQWAWASGHAAGMAA from the coding sequence ATGCTGCCGACCCACGACGTGCTGGTCATCGGCGGTGGTGCCGCCGGCCTGATGACCGCCCTGACCGCCGGCCAGCGCGGCCTGCGCGTGCTGGTGGTCGAGCACGCCAACAAGGTGGGCAAGAAGATCCTGATGTCCGGCGGCGGACGCTGCAACTTCACCAACACCGGCACCACGCCGGCGAACTTCCTGTCGGCCAATCCGCATTTCTGCAAGTCGGCGCTGGCGCGCTACACGCCGGCGGACTTCATCGGACTGGTCGAACGACACCGCATCGCCTACCACGAGAAGGAACTCGGCCAGCTGTTCTGCGACGTGTCGTCCAAGCTCATCGTCAAGCTGCTGGTCGACGAATGCCTGGCCGCCGGCGTGCGCATCGAGACCGCTTGCCGCGTGGTGCGCGTCGAACACGCGGATGGCGTATTCCGGCTGGAGACCACACTGGGCCGTTTCGCCGCGCCTTCGCTGGTCGTCGCCACCGGCGGCCTGTCGATCCCGAGCATGGGCGCGACCGGCTTCGGCTACGATCTGGCGAAGCAGTTCGGTCACGACGTGTTGCCGACCCGCGCCGGCCTGGTGCCGCTGACGCTGAGCGGCAAGCACCAGGAGCGGCTGGCGGACCTCAGTGGCGTGGCCCTGCCGGTCGAGGCGCGCTGCGGCAAGGCGCGCTTCCGCAACTTCATGCTGCTGACCCATCGCGGGGTCAGCGGGCCGTCGATCCTGCAGATCTCGTCGTACTGGCAGCCCGGCGACGACCTGCGCCTGGACCTGCTGCCCGACCGTGACGCGCTGGACTGGCTGCAGGCGCAGCAGAAGCAGCGCCCCGATGCGGAACTGAAGACGGTGCTGTCCGACGCGCTGCCGCGCCGCTTCGCGCAGCGACTGTGCGAGGTCTGGCTGCCGAACCGGCCGATGAAGCAGTTCAATCCCCCGCAGTTGAAGGAAGCGGCGGCGCTGCTCTCGGACTGGCCGCTGGTTGCCAGCGGCACCGAGGGCTACCGCACGGCCGAGGTGACGCTGGGCGGTGTGGACACCGACGGCGTATCCAGCAGCACGATGATGTCGAAACAGCTGCCCGGCCTGTTCTTCGTGGGCGAAGTCCTCGACGTCACGGGCTGGCTGGGCGGTTACAACTTCCAGTGGGCCTGGGCCTCCGGCCACGCGGCGGGCATGGCGGCCTGA
- a CDS encoding sulfurtransferase: MVTNIAAYHFTPIEAPADFATALRARAEALALRGSVLVAGEGLNLFLAGGAEAIESFLAPLHEDARFAGLRVKYSHSARIPFARLKVKVKPEIISFRRPGTTPEDARAPVVEPRTLARWLQQGHDDAGRRVVMLDTRNAQEIEYGTFAGALTLPIDKFTDLPAALEPHRDALTDATVVSFCTGGIRCEKAALWMRAEGMDNVLQLDDGILGYFEQVGGFGFDGACFVFDERVALRPDLTPLVDEAADAA, encoded by the coding sequence ATGGTCACCAACATCGCCGCCTACCACTTCACCCCGATCGAGGCGCCTGCCGACTTCGCCACCGCGCTGCGTGCCCGTGCCGAGGCGCTGGCCCTGCGCGGATCGGTGCTGGTGGCGGGCGAGGGGCTGAACCTGTTCCTGGCCGGCGGCGCCGAGGCGATCGAGTCCTTCCTGGCGCCCCTGCACGAAGACGCGCGCTTCGCAGGCCTGCGGGTGAAGTACAGCCACAGCGCACGGATCCCGTTCGCCCGGCTCAAGGTCAAGGTGAAGCCGGAAATCATCAGCTTCCGTCGCCCCGGCACCACGCCCGAGGACGCGCGCGCGCCCGTCGTCGAACCCCGCACGCTGGCGCGCTGGCTGCAGCAGGGTCATGACGACGCGGGCCGGCGCGTGGTCATGCTGGATACGCGCAACGCGCAGGAAATCGAATACGGCACCTTCGCCGGCGCGCTGACCCTGCCGATCGACAAGTTCACCGACCTGCCGGCCGCGCTGGAGCCGCACCGCGACGCGCTCACGGACGCCACCGTGGTGAGCTTCTGCACCGGCGGCATCCGCTGCGAGAAGGCCGCGCTGTGGATGCGGGCCGAGGGCATGGACAACGTGCTGCAGCTGGACGACGGCATCCTCGGCTACTTCGAGCAGGTCGGCGGGTTCGGCTTTGACGGTGCCTGCTTCGTGTTCGACGAGCGCGTGGCACTGCGCCCCGACCTGACGCCGCTGGTGGACGAAGCCGCGGACGCCGCATGA
- a CDS encoding LLM class flavin-dependent oxidoreductase produces MIPYSLLDLAPVCEGSDTTQAFDHMRDLARHAERWGYTRYWLAEHHNMPGIASAATAVLIGHVAGATSTIRVGAGGIMLPNHSPLQVAEQFGTLASLYPGRIDLGLGRAPGTDQATARALRRYFDSAEQFPQDVQEVLRYFEPVQEGQAVRAVPGAGLDVPVWLLGSSLFGAQLSAALGLPYAFASHFAPDAMDQALLLYHRDFRPSKRLAKPHAMLALNVVAGETDEEARYLFTTQQQAFVNLRRGRAGLVPPPIDDIETFWQPHEKAGVAQALACAVVGSPDTVRKGIAGFIQRHRPDELMLTANIFDHAKRLRSFEIAAEAMS; encoded by the coding sequence ATGATTCCGTACTCGCTCCTCGACCTGGCCCCCGTCTGCGAAGGCAGCGACACCACCCAGGCGTTCGACCACATGCGCGACCTGGCGCGGCACGCCGAGCGCTGGGGCTACACGCGTTACTGGCTGGCCGAACACCACAACATGCCGGGTATCGCCAGCGCGGCGACGGCGGTGCTGATCGGGCATGTTGCCGGGGCCACGTCGACGATCCGCGTCGGCGCCGGCGGCATCATGCTGCCGAATCATTCGCCGCTGCAGGTGGCCGAACAGTTCGGCACGCTGGCCTCGCTGTATCCCGGACGCATCGACCTGGGACTGGGACGTGCGCCCGGCACCGACCAGGCCACGGCACGCGCCTTGCGCCGCTACTTCGACAGCGCGGAGCAGTTCCCGCAGGACGTGCAGGAAGTGCTGCGCTACTTCGAACCGGTGCAGGAAGGACAGGCCGTGCGCGCCGTGCCGGGTGCCGGACTCGACGTGCCGGTCTGGTTGCTGGGCTCCAGCCTGTTCGGTGCGCAGCTGTCGGCCGCCCTGGGGCTGCCGTACGCATTCGCGTCGCACTTCGCGCCGGACGCGATGGACCAGGCGCTGCTGCTGTACCACCGCGATTTCCGCCCCTCGAAGCGGCTGGCGAAGCCGCACGCGATGCTGGCACTGAACGTGGTCGCGGGCGAGACCGACGAGGAAGCGCGCTATCTGTTCACCACCCAGCAGCAGGCCTTCGTCAACCTGCGTCGCGGCCGCGCCGGCCTGGTGCCGCCGCCGATCGACGACATCGAGACGTTCTGGCAGCCGCACGAGAAGGCCGGCGTCGCGCAGGCGCTGGCCTGCGCCGTCGTCGGCAGTCCCGATACGGTGCGCAAGGGCATTGCCGGCTTCATCCAGCGCCATCGCCCGGACGAACTGATGCTCACCGCCAACATCTTCGACCACGCCAAGCGCCTGCGCTCGTTCGAGATCGCCGCCGAGGCAATGTCGTAG
- a CDS encoding DUF6164 family protein, translating to MAKLFLNLRNVPADEADEVRDLLRANAIDFYETQPSPWGISAGGLWIEDADQLARARRLMADYQSARRDRARAQRAADQREGRAETFMGQLQARPEYVVGMLAAMAAIIVLTLALPWMLL from the coding sequence ATGGCGAAACTGTTCCTCAACCTGCGCAACGTGCCCGCCGACGAAGCCGACGAGGTGCGCGACCTGCTGCGCGCGAACGCGATCGACTTCTACGAGACCCAACCCAGCCCGTGGGGCATTTCCGCAGGCGGGCTGTGGATCGAAGACGCGGACCAGCTCGCGCGTGCCAGGCGGCTGATGGCGGACTACCAGTCGGCGCGCCGCGATCGCGCCCGCGCGCAGCGGGCCGCGGACCAACGGGAAGGCCGTGCCGAGACCTTCATGGGACAGCTGCAGGCGCGTCCCGAGTACGTCGTCGGCATGCTGGCGGCGATGGCCGCGATCATCGTGCTGACCCTCGCGCTGCCCTGGATGCTGCTCTGA
- a CDS encoding SRPBCC family protein, translating to MTTPPAFDTVDVTVHRTFAVPAERVFDAWLTPRLLGQWMMGPGIREEKLLRLDVDARVGGRFSMLVERDGERIDHVGEYLVIERPRRLSFTWTIAGEADQDGSRVDIVITPTPDGCALRLTHALPRAWADYADRTQQGWSTMLDALHALF from the coding sequence ATGACGACCCCTCCCGCCTTCGACACCGTCGATGTCACCGTGCACCGTACGTTCGCCGTGCCGGCCGAGCGCGTCTTCGATGCCTGGCTGACGCCGCGCCTGCTGGGCCAGTGGATGATGGGACCCGGCATCCGCGAGGAAAAACTGCTGCGGCTGGACGTGGACGCGCGCGTCGGCGGCCGCTTCTCGATGCTGGTCGAGCGCGACGGCGAGCGCATCGACCATGTCGGCGAGTACCTCGTCATCGAGCGTCCGCGCCGGCTGTCCTTCACCTGGACCATCGCTGGCGAGGCCGACCAGGACGGCAGCCGCGTCGACATCGTGATCACGCCGACACCCGATGGCTGCGCGTTGCGCCTGACGCATGCGCTGCCGCGCGCGTGGGCGGACTATGCCGACCGCACGCAGCAGGGCTGGAGCACCATGCTGGACGCGCTGCACGCGCTGTTCTGA
- a CDS encoding cold-shock protein, whose translation MSDRQTGTVKWFNDAKGFGFITPQSGPDLFVHFRSIQGNGFKSLKEGQSVSFVAVQGQKGMQADQVQPL comes from the coding sequence ATGTCTGATCGTCAGACCGGTACCGTCAAGTGGTTCAACGACGCCAAGGGCTTCGGCTTCATCACCCCGCAGAGCGGCCCCGACCTGTTCGTGCACTTCCGCTCGATCCAGGGCAATGGCTTCAAGTCGCTGAAGGAAGGCCAGTCGGTCTCCTTCGTCGCCGTGCAGGGCCAGAAGGGCATGCAGGCCGACCAGGTGCAGCCGCTGTAA
- a CDS encoding FKBP-type peptidyl-prolyl cis-trans isomerase — translation MRTLLLAVSLTLLAACAPSSPPPGGSVAELERIDTAAGTGAVATPGSDVSVHYTGWLYDENAPQQRGMKFDSSLDRGTPFIFLLGAGQVIRGWDEGVAGMKVGGKRTLKIPADLGYGSKGAGGVIPPGASLVFDVELIDVKPHK, via the coding sequence ATGCGTACCCTGCTGCTCGCCGTCTCGCTGACCCTGCTCGCCGCCTGCGCTCCCTCCAGCCCACCCCCGGGCGGCAGCGTCGCCGAACTCGAACGTATCGACACCGCCGCCGGCACCGGCGCCGTGGCCACCCCCGGCAGCGATGTCAGCGTGCACTACACCGGCTGGCTGTACGACGAGAACGCGCCCCAGCAGCGCGGCATGAAGTTCGACAGCTCGCTCGACCGCGGCACGCCGTTCATCTTCCTGCTCGGCGCCGGCCAGGTGATCCGCGGCTGGGACGAAGGCGTGGCCGGCATGAAGGTCGGCGGCAAGCGCACGCTGAAGATCCCGGCCGACCTGGGTTACGGCAGCAAGGGCGCCGGCGGCGTCATTCCGCCGGGCGCTTCGCTGGTGTTCGACGTGGAACTGATCGACGTCAAGCCGCACAAGTGA
- a CDS encoding protein adenylyltransferase SelO: MDALRFDNRFIRELPGDPEQGVRRREVRGALWSVIEPTPVAAPTLLAHSREVASLLGLDAADVASPAFAQVFGGNALLQGMQPYAGNYGGHQFGNWAGQLGDGRAITLGEAVNAAGERWELQLKGAGPTPYSRTADGRAVLRSSIREFLCSEAMHHLGVPTTRALSLVGTGEQVVRDMFYDCHPKPEPGAVVCRVAPSFLRFGHYQLPASRGETDLLRALVEFTLRRDFPHLSGAGEALYAAWFAEVCERTAGMVAHWMRVGFVHGVMNTDNMSVLGLTIDYGPYGWIDDYDPDWTPNTTDAQGRRYRFGWQPRVAGWNLSRLAQALSPLFDGVEALQDGLQRYAEAYERADRDRVARKLGLAECRDDDVERMRALERLLQDGEIDMTLFFRGLMDADLADASLSAFGDAFYDPAKRDAIATPLRDWLAAYERRLGDDALDTAARRERMRLANPRYVLRNYLAQQAIDAAEAGDLSAVHDLLEVMRRPYDDQPGRERFAQRRPEWARERAGCSMLSCSS; the protein is encoded by the coding sequence CTGGACGCCCTGCGCTTCGACAACCGCTTCATCCGCGAGCTGCCGGGCGATCCGGAACAGGGAGTCCGCCGTCGCGAGGTGCGCGGTGCGCTGTGGTCGGTGATCGAACCGACGCCGGTGGCGGCACCGACCTTGCTGGCGCATTCGCGTGAGGTCGCTTCGTTGCTCGGCCTCGACGCTGCCGATGTCGCGTCGCCCGCCTTCGCGCAGGTGTTCGGCGGCAACGCGCTGCTGCAGGGCATGCAGCCGTACGCGGGCAACTACGGCGGCCACCAGTTCGGCAACTGGGCCGGACAACTCGGCGACGGCCGCGCCATCACGCTGGGCGAAGCGGTCAATGCGGCCGGTGAGCGCTGGGAACTGCAGCTGAAGGGCGCCGGCCCGACGCCGTACTCGCGCACCGCCGACGGGCGCGCGGTGCTGCGCTCCTCGATCCGCGAATTCCTGTGCAGCGAGGCGATGCACCATCTCGGCGTGCCGACGACGCGCGCGCTGAGCCTGGTCGGCACCGGCGAGCAGGTCGTGCGCGACATGTTCTACGACTGCCATCCGAAGCCCGAACCCGGCGCGGTGGTCTGCCGCGTGGCGCCGTCGTTCCTGCGTTTCGGCCATTACCAGTTGCCGGCGTCCCGCGGCGAGACCGACCTGCTGCGCGCGCTGGTGGAGTTCACCCTCCGCCGCGACTTCCCGCACCTGTCCGGCGCAGGCGAAGCGCTGTACGCCGCGTGGTTCGCCGAGGTCTGCGAACGCACGGCGGGGATGGTGGCGCACTGGATGCGGGTGGGCTTCGTCCATGGCGTGATGAATACCGACAACATGTCGGTGCTGGGCCTGACCATCGACTATGGGCCGTACGGCTGGATCGACGACTACGATCCGGACTGGACGCCGAACACCACCGATGCGCAGGGCCGGCGTTACCGCTTCGGCTGGCAGCCCCGGGTGGCGGGCTGGAACCTGAGCCGCCTGGCGCAGGCGCTGTCGCCGCTGTTCGATGGCGTGGAGGCCTTGCAGGACGGTCTGCAGCGCTACGCCGAGGCCTACGAACGGGCGGATCGCGACCGTGTCGCGCGCAAGCTGGGCCTGGCCGAATGCCGCGACGACGATGTCGAACGCATGCGGGCGCTGGAACGGCTGCTGCAGGACGGCGAGATCGACATGACGCTGTTCTTCCGCGGGCTGATGGACGCGGATCTGGCGGATGCGTCGCTGTCGGCGTTCGGCGATGCGTTCTACGACCCCGCCAAGCGCGACGCCATCGCGACGCCGCTCCGGGACTGGCTGGCGGCCTACGAGCGCCGTCTCGGAGACGACGCGCTCGACACCGCCGCGCGTCGCGAGCGCATGCGCCTGGCCAATCCGCGCTACGTGCTGCGCAATTACCTCGCCCAGCAGGCCATCGATGCGGCAGAAGCGGGCGACCTGTCCGCCGTCCACGACCTGCTGGAGGTCATGCGGCGGCCTTACGACGACCAGCCCGGTCGCGAGCGGTTCGCGCAGCGTCGGCCGGAGTGGGCGCGCGAACGCGCCGGCTGCTCGATGCTGTCGTGCAGTTCCTAG